The following are from one region of the Actinoplanes sp. L3-i22 genome:
- a CDS encoding alpha-glucosidase/alpha-galactosidase, which translates to MTVIAFLGAGSVVFTRELLADILSFDELRGVTLALHDIDPERLETAELIARRTASQLNATPKITAHLDRRQALDGADFVINAIQVGMYAATVRDFEIPAKYGLRQTIADTLGVGGIFRALRTFPVLDGIAADIRAICPDAWLLNYTNPMAMNVAYLGAIAPDLNVAGLCHSVFWTVHDLGALLGVPHEEIDYTGAGVNHQAWLLRFEHRGESLYPRLDELLDRDPELRRRVRMDMYRRLGWFPTETSEHSSEYVPWYLRHDSEIDRLRIPVGDYLGISADNVAQYHQTRRGLLAGEPLDLTREATEYAPQVIHSMVTGTPRRIHANLINKGLISNLPEGYAVEVPCHVGADGLHPEPVGDLPLQCAALNRTFVSVGELTVRAAVDGDPRMVRQAAMTDPNTAASLTVDAIWELCDELTAAHGDLIPPALRG; encoded by the coding sequence ATGACCGTGATCGCTTTCCTGGGCGCGGGCAGCGTGGTGTTCACCCGCGAGCTCCTGGCCGACATCCTCTCCTTCGACGAGTTACGCGGCGTCACGCTGGCCCTGCACGACATCGACCCCGAACGACTGGAGACGGCGGAGCTGATCGCCCGCCGTACCGCGTCGCAGTTGAATGCGACGCCGAAGATAACCGCCCACCTGGACCGGAGGCAGGCCCTGGACGGGGCCGACTTCGTGATCAACGCGATCCAGGTCGGGATGTACGCCGCGACCGTGCGCGACTTCGAGATCCCGGCGAAGTACGGCCTGCGCCAGACCATCGCCGACACGCTCGGCGTCGGCGGGATCTTCCGCGCGCTGCGCACCTTCCCGGTGCTGGACGGGATCGCCGCGGACATCCGCGCGATCTGCCCGGACGCCTGGCTGCTCAACTACACCAACCCGATGGCGATGAACGTCGCCTACCTGGGCGCGATCGCCCCCGACCTGAACGTCGCCGGGCTCTGCCACTCGGTCTTCTGGACCGTGCACGACCTGGGCGCACTGCTCGGCGTGCCGCACGAGGAGATCGACTACACCGGCGCCGGGGTGAACCACCAGGCCTGGCTGCTGCGCTTCGAGCATCGAGGGGAGTCGCTCTATCCGCGGCTCGACGAGCTGCTCGACCGGGACCCGGAGTTGCGGCGGCGGGTCCGAATGGACATGTACCGGCGGCTCGGCTGGTTCCCGACCGAGACCAGCGAGCACTCCTCCGAGTACGTGCCGTGGTACCTGCGCCACGACAGCGAGATCGACCGCCTGCGCATCCCGGTCGGCGATTATCTCGGCATCAGCGCGGACAACGTCGCCCAGTACCACCAGACCCGGCGTGGCCTGCTGGCCGGCGAGCCGCTGGATCTGACCCGCGAGGCCACCGAGTATGCCCCGCAGGTCATCCACAGCATGGTCACCGGCACCCCGCGCCGCATCCACGCAAACCTCATCAACAAGGGATTGATTTCCAACCTTCCTGAGGGGTACGCCGTGGAGGTCCCGTGCCACGTCGGAGCCGACGGGCTCCACCCGGAACCGGTCGGCGACCTGCCGCTGCAGTGCGCCGCGCTCAACCGGACGTTCGTCAGCGTCGGCGAGCTGACCGTTCGCGCGGCGGTCGACGGCGATCCCCGGATGGTCCGGCAGGCCGCGATGACCGATCCGAACACCGCCGCGAGCCTGACCGTGGACGCGATCTGGGAGCTGTGCGACGAGCTGACCGCGGCCCACGGCGACCTGATCCCACCGGCGCTGCGCGGCTGA
- a CDS encoding SIS domain-containing protein yields MNNTLAEVASQPEVWRRTAPLASLARQELAAPGERMLLLGCGTSWFVAQSIAELRESAGLGETDAVCASEYVPRRRYDRVVAVTRSGTSTEVLAALRQVPAGTRRIAITAVRGEPVDDLTDAQLRLDFADERSVVQTRFPTSVLALALTTYRSKALDLIVADGDAALAAPLPADPADIDHLVFLGTGWTIGIAHEAALKVRESAQAYSESYPAMDFRHGPVAVAGPRSLIWSFGDVPVGLDDVARQAGATVHRDDLDPIAQLVLAQRFALALAAHRGLDPDRPRLLTRSVVLA; encoded by the coding sequence ATGAATAACACGCTCGCCGAGGTCGCCAGCCAGCCCGAGGTGTGGCGGCGGACCGCGCCGCTCGCCTCCCTGGCCCGGCAGGAACTGGCCGCGCCGGGAGAACGGATGTTGCTGCTCGGCTGCGGCACGTCGTGGTTCGTCGCACAGAGCATCGCCGAGCTACGGGAGAGCGCCGGGCTCGGCGAGACCGACGCGGTCTGCGCTTCCGAGTACGTGCCGCGCCGGCGTTACGACCGGGTCGTCGCGGTCACCCGCTCGGGCACGTCGACCGAGGTCCTGGCGGCGCTGCGGCAGGTCCCGGCCGGGACGCGGCGGATCGCGATCACCGCGGTCCGCGGGGAGCCGGTCGACGACCTGACCGACGCCCAGCTCCGGCTCGACTTCGCGGACGAGCGGAGCGTCGTGCAGACCCGATTCCCGACGTCGGTGCTGGCGCTCGCGCTCACGACGTACCGAAGCAAGGCTCTTGATCTGATCGTCGCCGACGGCGACGCCGCTCTCGCCGCGCCGCTGCCCGCCGACCCGGCGGACATCGACCACCTGGTGTTTCTCGGCACCGGATGGACCATCGGGATCGCCCACGAGGCGGCCCTGAAGGTCCGCGAGTCGGCGCAGGCCTACTCGGAGTCCTACCCGGCGATGGACTTCCGGCACGGGCCGGTCGCGGTGGCCGGGCCGCGGAGTCTGATCTGGTCGTTCGGCGACGTGCCGGTCGGCCTCGACGACGTGGCGCGGCAGGCCGGCGCCACCGTGCACCGGGACGATCTGGACCCGATCGCGCAGCTGGTCCTCGCCCAACGATTCGCCCTGGCCCTGGCCGCCCACCGTGGCCTGGACCCGGACCGCCCCCGACTGCTCACCCGCTCCGTAGTACTGGCCTGA
- a CDS encoding ABC transporter substrate-binding protein, with protein MRPGLLTGGAAALLLLTACMGGTAESGKDAAAGYDPAATVELTWWTGQTEEAEKVAESLAAEYHTAHPNVTIKTSPGAPTTDDLLTKLSAGFTGGNYPDISYAFGSWAGELGGSGKTQDLTAFVQDPAFQWTEIPEAARLTATAGGKVIGVPALVDNLALIYNKPLFDKAGLAYPTDQWSWEDFRAAAKKLTDPKTNTYGTAYSVSGSEDTTWHLWPLLWQNGGKILDGTKPAFNSDAGVKALETLRQMAVDDKSMYLDQTDERYWRLFNSGRIGMMMSGPWSLLDLKESKLSYGVADLPGVNGDHQTVSGPDLWVLFDHTDVNRAGASRAFISWLTSSAIDAKWNLAVGNLPLRTTESTTPEFANYVKEYPGGDKFFANLSNAKQARPTVPGYEEMSRNVGDAIASVLQGKSQPREALDAAAKKSENALVN; from the coding sequence ATGAGACCTGGACTGTTGACCGGCGGCGCGGCCGCCCTGTTGCTGCTGACCGCCTGCATGGGCGGCACCGCCGAATCCGGCAAGGACGCCGCCGCCGGCTACGACCCGGCGGCGACCGTGGAACTGACCTGGTGGACCGGGCAGACCGAGGAGGCGGAGAAGGTCGCCGAGTCGCTCGCGGCCGAGTACCACACCGCCCATCCGAACGTCACGATCAAGACCTCGCCCGGCGCCCCGACCACCGACGACCTGCTCACCAAGCTGTCCGCCGGCTTCACCGGCGGGAACTACCCGGACATCTCGTACGCGTTCGGCAGCTGGGCCGGGGAGCTCGGCGGCAGCGGCAAGACACAGGACCTGACCGCTTTCGTTCAGGACCCGGCGTTCCAGTGGACCGAGATCCCGGAGGCCGCCCGGCTGACCGCGACCGCGGGCGGCAAGGTGATCGGCGTCCCGGCACTGGTCGACAACCTCGCGCTGATCTACAACAAGCCGTTGTTCGACAAGGCCGGCCTGGCCTATCCGACCGATCAATGGTCGTGGGAGGACTTCCGGGCCGCGGCCAAAAAACTGACCGATCCGAAGACCAACACCTACGGAACCGCCTATTCGGTTTCGGGCAGCGAGGACACCACCTGGCACCTGTGGCCGCTGCTCTGGCAGAACGGCGGAAAGATCCTCGACGGCACCAAGCCCGCGTTCAACTCCGACGCCGGGGTGAAGGCCCTGGAAACGCTGCGGCAGATGGCCGTCGACGACAAGTCGATGTATCTGGACCAGACCGACGAACGGTACTGGCGCCTTTTCAACAGCGGGCGGATCGGCATGATGATGTCCGGCCCGTGGTCCCTGCTCGACCTGAAGGAATCCAAACTCTCCTACGGCGTCGCGGATCTGCCCGGTGTCAACGGCGACCACCAGACCGTTTCCGGGCCGGACCTGTGGGTGCTCTTCGACCACACCGACGTCAATCGGGCCGGCGCCTCGCGCGCCTTCATCAGCTGGCTGACCAGCAGCGCGATCGACGCGAAATGGAACCTGGCGGTCGGTAACCTGCCGCTGCGGACCACCGAGTCGACCACCCCGGAATTCGCGAACTACGTCAAGGAGTACCCGGGCGGCGACAAGTTCTTCGCGAACCTGTCCAACGCCAAGCAGGCCCGCCCGACCGTGCCCGGATACGAGGAGATGTCCCGCAACGTCGGGGACGCGATCGCCTCCGTACTGCAAGGAAAATCGCAGCCCAGGGAAGCGCTCGACGCCGCCGCCAAGAAGTCCGAGAACGCGCTGGTGAACTGA
- a CDS encoding carbohydrate ABC transporter permease: MAALTFAVPRTVRVPRPNARRHLTGWAFVGPATLIVVGLSLFPAVWAFFISRAKWNGITAGVPVGWRNYQQLAQDPDMLAAARHTLLLTALFVPASIVLGIIVAIALNQRIRLIGFYRTCIFVPYVASAAATGILASFVFNPQFGAANDVLRHLGIPQQQFLESPSQALYVIVLIALWGEVGFTTVIYLAALQDIPKELVEAATMDGAGRWRVFRHVTLPELRPVTVFAAVWQTITAVQLFDLIYTTTRGGPLNSTQTVVYYIYELAFQTQRLGYGAAAAYLLFVVTLLLTLGIIWYSRRRGSEVF; this comes from the coding sequence ATGGCGGCACTGACCTTCGCGGTTCCCCGGACGGTCCGGGTGCCCCGCCCGAACGCGCGGCGGCACCTGACCGGCTGGGCCTTCGTCGGCCCGGCCACGCTGATCGTCGTCGGACTCTCGCTCTTTCCGGCGGTGTGGGCGTTCTTCATCTCCCGGGCCAAGTGGAACGGCATCACCGCCGGGGTTCCGGTCGGCTGGCGCAATTACCAGCAACTCGCGCAGGACCCGGACATGCTCGCCGCGGCCCGGCACACCCTGCTGCTGACCGCGCTGTTCGTGCCGGCGTCGATCGTGCTGGGCATCATCGTGGCGATCGCGCTCAATCAGCGGATCCGGCTGATCGGGTTCTATCGCACGTGCATCTTCGTGCCGTACGTCGCCTCGGCCGCGGCCACCGGCATTCTCGCCTCGTTCGTCTTCAATCCGCAGTTCGGCGCGGCCAACGACGTGCTGCGCCATCTCGGCATTCCGCAACAGCAGTTCCTGGAGAGCCCGTCGCAGGCGCTCTACGTGATCGTGCTGATCGCGCTCTGGGGCGAGGTCGGCTTCACCACGGTCATCTATCTGGCCGCGCTGCAGGACATCCCGAAGGAGCTGGTCGAGGCGGCGACCATGGACGGCGCCGGGCGCTGGCGGGTGTTCCGGCACGTCACGCTGCCGGAACTGCGGCCGGTGACGGTCTTCGCCGCGGTCTGGCAGACGATCACCGCGGTCCAGCTGTTCGACCTGATCTACACGACCACCCGGGGCGGGCCGTTGAACAGCACCCAGACGGTCGTCTATTACATCTACGAATTGGCATTCCAGACCCAGCGATTGGGGTACGGCGCGGCGGCGGCCTATCTGCTGTTCGTCGTCACGTTGCTGCTGACCCTGGGAATCATCTGGTACAGCCGCCGGCGCGGTTCGGAGGTCTTCTAG
- a CDS encoding carbohydrate ABC transporter permease: MLRKLPFSPWHLLLMPLALLFVLPLVQMVLTSFMSNAEINQFPPKLIPTTLHLEGWRALLAETNAVRWLLNSILVSAVSVVAHLVLCSTAGYGFARLKFAGRGIAFVVVVATVMIPIQLLMIPTYLMFARIGIVDTLAAAFVPWLASAFGIFMMRQFFLSLPAELEEAALIDGCGRWRTFRSIVLPLARPAMATLAVFTLLSSWNDLLWPLIAISDDSRFTLQVGLATFQGTRHTEWSQLMAGNVLATMPLILAFLLAQRRFIATMSFSGLKG, translated from the coding sequence GTGCTGCGGAAACTTCCGTTCAGTCCCTGGCATCTGCTGCTGATGCCGCTGGCATTGTTGTTCGTATTACCACTGGTCCAGATGGTGCTCACCTCGTTCATGAGCAACGCGGAGATCAACCAGTTCCCGCCGAAACTCATCCCGACCACGCTGCACCTGGAGGGCTGGCGGGCGCTGCTCGCCGAGACGAACGCGGTGCGCTGGCTGCTGAACTCGATCCTGGTCTCGGCCGTCTCGGTGGTCGCGCACCTGGTGCTCTGCTCGACGGCCGGCTACGGCTTCGCCCGGCTCAAGTTCGCCGGGCGGGGCATCGCGTTCGTCGTCGTGGTCGCGACCGTCATGATCCCGATCCAGCTGCTGATGATCCCGACCTACCTGATGTTCGCCCGGATCGGCATCGTGGACACCCTCGCGGCCGCGTTCGTACCGTGGCTGGCCTCTGCCTTTGGCATTTTCATGATGCGCCAGTTCTTCCTGTCGCTGCCCGCCGAGCTGGAGGAGGCGGCCCTGATCGACGGGTGCGGCCGCTGGCGGACGTTCCGCAGCATCGTCCTGCCGCTGGCCCGGCCGGCGATGGCCACGCTGGCCGTGTTCACCCTGCTGTCCAGCTGGAACGACCTGCTCTGGCCGCTGATCGCGATCTCCGACGACAGCCGGTTCACGCTGCAGGTCGGGCTGGCCACGTTCCAGGGCACCCGGCACACCGAGTGGTCCCAGTTGATGGCCGGCAACGTGCTCGCGACGATGCCGCTGATCCTGGCGTTCCTGCTGGCCCAGCGCCGGTTCATCGCGACCATGTCGTTCAGCGGGCTCAAGGGCTGA
- a CDS encoding LLM class flavin-dependent oxidoreductase translates to MPSFGIMTAPQQVDYQDILRVWQEADAVPEIEHAWLFDHLMPIGGDPGGPILEGWTLLSALAAQTRRLRLGLLVTSNRFRPPALLAKIATTVDVVSGGRLDFGIGVGSRPSHPLARREYSAHGLPFHDVEHAVGSLDEGLTVIKRLWTSPEPFDFDGKYVQVTGAFGNPKPVQRPHPPIMIGGRASATLRIVAEHADLWNIPGGGPIEDVASRSALLDRYCAEIGRDPAEITRSIHLGVSYDDPAATRAKIAEAVEAGFQHFVLSVPDPYPIGVARWLADEVLSAR, encoded by the coding sequence ATGCCCTCATTCGGGATCATGACAGCCCCGCAGCAGGTCGACTACCAGGACATTCTCCGTGTCTGGCAGGAGGCCGACGCGGTGCCGGAGATCGAGCACGCCTGGCTCTTCGACCATCTGATGCCGATCGGCGGCGACCCCGGCGGCCCGATCCTCGAGGGCTGGACGCTGCTCTCCGCGCTCGCCGCCCAGACCCGGCGACTGCGCCTGGGCCTGCTCGTCACCAGCAACCGGTTCCGGCCGCCCGCGCTGCTCGCCAAGATCGCCACCACGGTCGACGTGGTCTCCGGTGGCCGGCTCGACTTCGGGATCGGGGTCGGCTCCCGCCCGAGCCACCCGCTGGCCCGCCGGGAGTACAGCGCGCACGGCCTGCCGTTCCACGACGTGGAGCACGCGGTCGGCAGCCTGGACGAGGGCCTGACCGTGATCAAACGACTGTGGACGTCGCCGGAGCCGTTCGACTTCGACGGGAAGTATGTCCAGGTCACCGGGGCCTTCGGGAACCCGAAGCCGGTGCAGCGGCCGCACCCGCCGATCATGATCGGTGGCCGGGCCTCGGCCACCCTGCGGATCGTCGCCGAGCACGCCGATCTGTGGAACATCCCGGGCGGCGGCCCGATCGAGGACGTCGCGTCCCGCAGCGCCCTGCTGGACCGCTACTGCGCCGAGATCGGCCGCGACCCGGCGGAGATCACCCGCTCGATCCACCTGGGCGTCTCCTACGACGACCCGGCCGCCACCCGAGCCAAGATCGCCGAGGCGGTGGAGGCCGGCTTCCAGCACTTCGTCCTCAGCGTGCCCGACCCGTACCCGATCGGCGTCGCCCGCTGGCTGGCCGACGAGGTCCTGTCCGCCCGATAG
- a CDS encoding glycosyltransferase: MRNVVIVTIGTRGDVVPSAAIGAALAARGDRVTIVTHASLRGLVEKAGLGFAALPVEFGAGPLSSARFARVLAGRWVAIGRAIATAARDADLLVLAPMAMLGHHVAEARGIPSMGAFLQPLEPTRAFPPPPLTTRSLGGWGNRFAARAFRGLGQLPFARATAEFRRELGLPPLGTRAMFRRLDEERWPVIHGFSPAVVPPPPDWPAHRPMTGYWQPPPTGALSARVRTFMNDGEPPIFLGFGSMTAPGLTDAVRAALSHLGRRAVVQRGAAGLSAEGPNLLVIDEEPHDELFPGMAAVVHHGGAGTTAAALRAGVPSVVVPFTADQPFWGHRIAALRAGPPPVPVRGLTARRLVSAIDAAPAFRPGAQAVSRQLRAEDGVGAAITEIGKVW; the protein is encoded by the coding sequence ATGAGAAACGTGGTGATCGTGACGATCGGGACGCGGGGCGACGTCGTTCCGAGTGCCGCGATCGGCGCCGCGCTCGCCGCGCGAGGCGACCGGGTGACGATCGTGACCCACGCATCGCTGCGCGGCCTGGTCGAGAAGGCCGGTCTCGGCTTCGCGGCCCTGCCCGTCGAGTTCGGCGCCGGCCCGCTGTCGTCGGCGCGCTTCGCCAGGGTGCTGGCCGGGCGCTGGGTGGCGATCGGCCGGGCGATCGCCACCGCGGCCCGCGACGCGGACCTGCTGGTCCTCGCCCCGATGGCGATGCTCGGTCACCACGTCGCCGAGGCCCGGGGGATCCCGAGCATGGGCGCGTTCCTGCAGCCGCTGGAGCCGACCCGGGCGTTCCCGCCGCCGCCGCTGACCACCCGGTCGCTGGGCGGCTGGGGCAACCGGTTCGCGGCGCGGGCCTTCCGCGGTCTCGGGCAGCTCCCGTTCGCGCGGGCCACCGCCGAGTTCCGCCGCGAGCTGGGCCTGCCGCCGCTGGGCACCCGGGCGATGTTCCGCCGGCTGGACGAGGAGCGCTGGCCCGTGATCCACGGCTTCAGCCCCGCCGTCGTCCCGCCACCACCGGACTGGCCCGCGCACCGCCCGATGACCGGCTACTGGCAGCCCCCGCCGACCGGAGCGCTTTCCGCCCGGGTCCGAACCTTCATGAACGACGGCGAGCCGCCGATCTTCCTCGGGTTCGGCAGCATGACCGCGCCCGGCCTCACCGACGCCGTGCGCGCAGCGCTGAGCCACCTCGGCCGGCGGGCCGTCGTTCAACGGGGGGCGGCGGGCCTGTCGGCCGAGGGCCCGAACCTCCTGGTCATCGACGAGGAGCCGCACGACGAGCTGTTCCCCGGGATGGCCGCGGTGGTCCATCATGGCGGCGCCGGCACCACCGCGGCGGCGTTACGGGCCGGCGTGCCGTCGGTGGTCGTGCCGTTCACCGCCGATCAGCCGTTCTGGGGGCACCGGATCGCCGCGCTGCGGGCCGGTCCGCCGCCGGTGCCGGTCCGCGGGCTGACCGCGCGGCGGCTCGTGTCGGCGATCGACGCGGCGCCGGCCTTCCGGCCCGGTGCACAGGCGGTGTCGCGGCAGCTCCGGGCCGAGGACGGGGTCGGCGCCGCGATCACGGAGATCGGGAAAGTATGGTGA
- a CDS encoding TetR/AcrR family transcriptional regulator, producing the protein MPHPTAVRIADAALEVLGTGGIHALSHARVDATAGLPSGSTSNYFRTRARLVDGAVERLRQIDTESFQARLAAGFPGSVDELIAAYVAFTDDALGPSRVRTAARFVIFAQGVVEPTLLEQLNADRRLLSEWTAAALVSLGVRQATEVAPLLLAGIEGLLQHHLSGFTPGPAEPDVRRLITALTNSRA; encoded by the coding sequence GTGCCGCACCCGACCGCCGTCCGGATCGCCGACGCGGCCCTCGAGGTGCTCGGCACCGGGGGCATCCACGCGCTCAGTCACGCCCGCGTCGACGCGACCGCCGGGCTGCCCAGCGGCTCCACCTCGAACTACTTCCGGACCAGGGCGCGGCTCGTCGACGGCGCGGTCGAGCGGCTCCGGCAGATCGACACGGAGAGCTTCCAGGCCAGGCTCGCCGCCGGCTTCCCCGGGTCCGTCGACGAGCTCATCGCGGCGTATGTGGCGTTCACCGACGACGCCCTGGGCCCGTCCCGGGTCCGGACCGCGGCGCGGTTCGTCATCTTCGCTCAGGGCGTGGTCGAGCCCACCCTGCTGGAGCAGCTCAACGCCGACCGCAGACTCCTGTCCGAATGGACCGCCGCGGCCCTGGTCTCGCTGGGCGTCCGGCAGGCGACGGAGGTCGCGCCGCTGCTGCTGGCCGGCATCGAGGGCCTGCTGCAGCACCACCTCTCCGGCTTCACCCCGGGCCCAGCCGAGCCCGACGTCCGCCGCCTGATCACCGCCCTGACCAACAGCCGCGCCTGA